GAACTCGTAGTAGTTCTCCCGGTCGCCGTCCGGGTCGACGAACAGCTCGAAGTTGTTCTCCTCGTACAGAAACGTGTTCTGCTCGGTCATCGTCGACCAGACGTGCGGTTCCTCGAGCCGGGCGCCGAGGTACAGGTACTCGTCGTCGTACAGCAGCTTCGCCCGCGTCCGGTACGCCGGCGCCGGCTGGTCGCCGCGGATGTCGACGAAGTCGCTGGTCCAGGCCGCCTCCGCCCAGGCCGGGTGGGTCAGCGTGCCGTCGATCGGTGGCGGTGTGGTCGTGCGGTGGGCCTTGTAGCGGGACAGATCAGGCATCGGCGCGCTCCAGCAGTCCGGCGAGCAGGTGGGCGAGCAGGAAGGTAGTCGCAGTCAGCACCGGGACGACCAGCAGGGTCCAGGTGGTGAACAGACGGTCGGCGAGGAAGCCGAGGACGACGAGCAGCATGAAGCCGATCCCGAGGAAGGCGACCAGCCGCGGGTGCGGCATCGCGAGCCGGCTCAGCGCGGTCGCAGCGAGCACGATCGCGACCACGACGGTCAGCACGAGCAGCGGGAAACCCCAGGCGCCGCAGTTCGAGGTGTCGCGGAACTGCTCGCACCCACGCTCACTCAGCCACACCATGCCGATCGTGACGAACCCGGTCAGTACGCCGACCACCGCGAGGATCAGGAGTGGAGGCAGGGGAGGAGCAGTGAAACGATGAGTAGTCACCTCGTCCTCGTCCGCGTCCATGGCCGCAGGCTACTGGGTCAGGCGGCTCCGAGGGCGGCGGCCACCGCGTCGCGGACCTCGCCGTCGGTGGGAGCCGGCCGGTCCTGCTCGGCGGCGAGCTCGGCCAGGGAGACCATCGTGACGTCGTGCAGCCCGCAGGTCGTGAACGTGTGAAACACGTCCATCGCCGGGTCCACGTTGATCGAGAACCCGTGGCTCGTCACGCCGCGGCGGATCCGCATCCCGATCGAGCAGAGCTTGCGGTGGTCCTCGGTCCAGACGCCGACCAGGCTGCTCTCGCCGCGCGGCGTCTCCCGGCGTACCAGCGGGAAGCCGAGCTCGCCGAGCGCCGCGATCAGCCCGGTCTCGACCCAGCGGACGATGTCGACCGGGCCACGCTGCTTGAGGTCGATCACCAGGTACCCGACCAGCTGTCCAGGGCCGTGGTACGTCGCGAAGCCGCCGCGGTCGACCGCCACCGCCGGGATCCCAGCAGTCTCGGCCGGGAGGTCGTCCAGCGATGTCCGCGACCCGTACGTGATCACCGGCGGATGGCTCAACAGGAACAGCCGGTCCCCGGCCGTGCCGCCGGTCCGCTCCTCGACCCAGGTCTTCATGTCCTTGGCGGCGACCTCGTACTCGACCTCGCCCAGATCCACCCGCTGCAGCACGCTCACCCGACCAGCCTAGAACCGCCCGGGAAATGACTGAGGGCGGCGACTCTCGCGAGTCACCGCCCTCTTCTGTCGGGCTGACAGGATTTGAACCTGCGACCTCGTCGTCCCGAACGACGCGCGCTACCAAACTGCGCCACAGCCCGAAGCCGGAGTCAGCTTACATGCGCCGTGGGCTGGGACGAAATCGGGTTATTCACCGGCGTGAATCCGGGGCACCAACGTGAGCAAGGTCGCCTCCGGACGGCACGCGAACCGCACCGGCGCGTACGGCGAAGTGCCCAGTCCGGCCGACACATGCAGGGCGGCCTGGCGGCCCTCGGAGCCCCAGGTGCTCAGGCCTTTGACCCGGGAAGCGTCGAGGTCGCAGTTGGTCACCAGCGCGCCGTACAGCGGCACCGCGAGCTGCCCGCCATGCGTGTGCCCGGCGAGGATCAGCGGGTACCCGTCGCCGACGAACGCGTTCAGGACCCGCTGGTACGGCGCGTGGGTGACGCCGATCGACAGGTCGGCGCCGGGGTCGACCTCACCGGCCACCTCGGCGTACCGGTCGCGCTTGATGTGCGGGTCGTCGGTGCCGGCGAAGTCCAGCCGCAGCCCGTTGACCTTGAGCGTGGTCTTCAGGTTGTTCAGGTCGGCCCAGCCGGCCTCGGTGAACGCGCTGCGCATCTCCTCGAACGGCAGGTCCGGCCCGTGTGGCTTGTGCCTCTGCTTGTTGGCCGGGAGCAAGTAGTTCGCCGGGTTCTTGAAGTGGGGCTTCCAGTAGTCGTTGGAGCCGAAGACGAACACGCCGGGCAGGTCCAGCAGAGCGCCGTACGCGCGCAGCAGCGGGAGCACGGAGTCGGGGGAGGAGATGTTGTCGCCGGTGGTGACGACCAGGTCGGGCTCCAGCTGGGCCAGCTCGTTGACCCAGCGGATCTTCTTCTCCTGGGTCGGCATCAGGTGCAGGTCGGACAGGTGCAGCACCGTCAGCGGGTCAGCGCCCGGGGGCAGCACCGGAACGGTGAACCGGCGCAGTGTGAACCAGCGCACCTCGACGGCCGCCGCGTAACCCACGCAGGCGGCACCGATCGCGCCGATCACCCCTGCGGTCTTCAGCGTCGTTGTGGCCAGCCCCCGGAAACTCATTCCTCCAGCCTGCCACAATCTCCCCTATGTCCAACTCCGAGCTGAAGCAACGCCTGCACGACGACATGACCGCGGCCCTCAAGGCCCGCGACGACATCCGCAAGTCGACCCTGCGGATGGCGCTGACGGCCGTGACCAAGGCCGAGGTGGCCGGCAAGGAGGCCCGGGAGCTGTCCGACGCCGAGGTGCTCGACGTCCTGACCGCCGAGGCCAAGAAGCGCCGCGAGTCCGTCACCGCCTACCGCGAGGCCGGCCGCGCCGAACTGGCCGACAAGGAACAGGCCGAGGCGGATATCCTGGCCGAGTACCTGCCCGAACAGCTCACCGCCGAGGAGATCGCCGCCCTGGTCACCGAGGCCGTAGCCGCCACCGGCGCCGCCGAGCTCGGCCCCCGCGGCATCGGCAAGGTGATGGGCGCCCTGCAACCCAAGGTCAAGGGCAAGGCCGACGGTGGCGCCGTCTCCGCCGAGGTCAAACGCCAACTGGGCGCGTAGGCAGGAGCGCGGCGGGCAACGGTTCTGCCTAGGCCTGCAACGAAGGAGGGCCTCCCCCGTCGGGGAGGCCCTCGCTCAGTTCATCGCTGTGGACAGTTCGGGAACTGCGGGTGCCACGGCGGGCACTGCGGAATCCCGCCTGGCTTACCCGTGTTCGGTGGGTTCGGAGGCTGCGGGCTGTTCGGCGGGTTCGGCGGCTGCTGGCCTTTACTGCCGTTGGAGATGTAGAGGGTCACCTCGCTGCCCTCAGGGGCTCCGTCGCGTTGGCGGGGGCTGGTGTAGGCAACGGTGCCGGTTGTTTCGTTGGAGTCGACCTGGCCGGGCGCCACGACGACCTTGAAACCGGCCTGCTGGAGCTTGTTGGTGGCGTCCGGAACGCTCATCCCGTTCACGAACGGGAGATCCTTCACATCGCCGCGGACCGTCTTGTCGCTCGGGGCGACGAACTTCGTCTCGGCGGTGCCCGCCAGGGCCTTCTGCATCGCGGTCTTCCAGACCGGGCCGGCCGTCCCGGAGCCGGAGGCGTCGCTCATCTCCCTGCCGTCGAGGGTCTGCCCGATCAGGTCCTTGTACGGCAAGGTGGCGTCGGCGACGACCGAGGCCGCGGCCAGCCGGTTCGAGTAGCCGGCGTACCAGACGGCCTTGTTGTCCTGGATCGTTCCGGTCTTGCCGGCCAGGTCGCTGCTGCCGAACTTCAGCTTGCTGCCGGTGCCGCCTGGCTCCATCACTTCGTGCAGCACGCGGTTCACGCCGTCGGCGACCGAAGGCTCCAAGGCTTGGTTGCACTCGATGCCAGGGGTCTTGATCGGCTTGCCGGCGTTGTTGAGGACAGCGGTGACGACCAGCGGCTTGCAGTACTTGCCGCGCGCGGCGAAGGCGGCGTACGCGCTCGACAGCTGGACCGGGGTGACGTACCCGACGCCCAGCGTCATCGACACCACCTGCTCCAGCGGGGTGGTGGTCTGCGCGTTGTAGAGCCCCAGGTTCTTCGCGATGGTGGCGATCGGGCACAGTCCGGTCTGCTTGGAGAGCTGGAGGAAGTAGGTGTTCGTCGACGCCTTCGCGGCATCGATCATGGTCAGGTCGCCCTGGGCCGCGGTCGAGTTGCTCGGGTTGTAGTCGTCGAAAGTCTGCGTGACGCCGCTGCAGGTACTGAACTTCACCCGGGTCAGGTTGATCGAGCGGGGTGAGTTGATCCGGTGGTTGAGCGGGAAGCCCTTCTGGATCGCGGCCGCGATCGTGAAGGCCTTCATCGTCGAACCGTTCTGGAAGCCGCCGTAGCCACCGGCGTAGGACTTCTCGACGTTGTAGTTGTACGCGGTTTCGTTCTTGCCGCTGCCGTACGGACGGCTCTGCGCCATCGCCTTGACCAGTCCGGTGCCGGGCTCCACCAGCGTCACGGCCGCGATCGCCTGATCGTTCGGCCGGCTGTGCGCCTTGATCGACGCCTCCGCCGCGGCCTGCACCTTCGGGTCGAGCGAGGTCTTCACCGTGATGCCGGCCGTCTTGATGTAGTGCTCGGCCTCCTTCTTGTTCTTCCCGAAGGCCGGATTGTCGAGCAGTTTCGAGACCACGTACTCGCAGTAGAACGGGTACTTCGAGGAGGCGCAGCCGTTCGGGACCTTCTGCACCTTCTTCGGGTCGTAGACCGGGGTGCGGACCGCGTCGGTGGCCTGCTTGGCGGTGATGACGTTCAGTTCCTGCATCCGGCGCAGGACGACGTCGCGCCGGGCCTTGGCCGCCGACGCGCTGTTGGTCGGGTCGTACCCGGTCGGGTTCTTGACCAGGCCGGCCAGCAGGGCCGCCTGCGGCAGCGTCAGCTTGGCCGCGGTCGTGGAGAAGTAGTGCCGCGCGGCCGCCTCGATGCCGTACGCGCCGTCACCGAAGTTGGCCAGGTTCAGGTACTTCTCCAGGATCTCGTCCTTGGAGAACTCCTTCTCCACCGCGACCGCGTACCGCAGCTCGGCGATCTTCCGCTGGTAGGTCGAGGCGGTGGCCTGCTGGTACTCCTCCGGGGTCTTCGCCTTGGCGACGAGACTCAGCTTCACGTACTGCTGGGTGATGCTGGAACCACCCTGCTGCACCGATCCTTCGGACTGGTTGCGCAGCATGGCGCGCAGGGTGCCCTTGGCGTCGAGGGCGCCGTGCTCGTAGTAGCGGTCGTCCTCGATCGCCACGATCGCCTTGCGCATGATCGGACTCACCTGGGCCAGCTTCACCGGGATGCGGTTCTGCTCGAACAAGTTCGCGATCAGCGACCCGTCGTTGGCGACGATCTTGCTCTTGACCGCCAACGGAGCGGTCTTCAGCTCCTGTGGCAGGTCCTGGAGTGTCTCGTGGGTCTTCTCGGTCGTGAACCCGGCCAGTCCCGCGAACGGGATTGCCAGACCGGCGGCGAGCGCGCCGGACAGGACGCTCACCCCGAGGAACAGAACCACCGACTGGACGACGCCGCGGTCGCCCTTCTCCCTGACGCGCATGCGTCAGAGCCTACGGGATCGCCGAGCCACGCCGTAGTCGGGCATGTGATCTACGTCACGCCAACCGAAAGCACTCCGAGAACGTCTGCAGCGCACACGAAGCAGCCAGTACGACGTACCGCCCTGGATCGGGCCGGAAAAATCATCCGAAAGGACGACGGCCGACCCACCGGGACAGGTGGGTCGGCCGTCAGGGGTTCGTCAGGTCAGGCGGCGTACTGCCGGGTTTCGACCTGTGCCGGGACCAGCGCCAGGTCCAGGACCTCGCGGACGTCGCTCACCGGGTGAACGGTCAGCTCGGCCAGGACGGACGCGGGGACGTCCTCCAGATCCGGCCCGTTGCGCTTCGGGATCAGGATCGTGGTCAGTCCGGCCCGGTGGGCGGCGAGCAGCTTCTGCTTCACGCCACCGATCGGGAGCACCCGGCCGGTCAGCGACACCTCACCGGTCATCGCGACCTCCGAGCGGACCGGCCGCCCGGACAGCAGCGACGCCAGCGCGGTCGTCATCGTGACACCCGCCGACGGCCCGTCCTTCGGGACCGCTCCGGCCGGTACGTGGATGTGGGTGTTCCGCTCGGCCAGGTCACCGACCGGCAGTCCCAGCTCCGCTCCGTGGGAGCGCAGGTAGGACAGCGCGATCTGCGCCGACTCCTTCATCACGTCACCCAGCTGACCGGTCAGCGTGACACCGGTCGGACCGGTCTCCTTGTCCGCCAGCGACGCCTCGATGAAGAGCACGTCACCACCGGCGCCCGTCACGGCCAGGCCTGTCGCCACTCCGGGCAGCGCCGTCCGCTCCGCCGACTCCGGCGTGAACTTGGGCGACCCGAGGTAGGTCTTCAGGTTGTCCGCGGCGACCGTCACCGATCCGCCGAGGTCCTCACCGAGCGCCAGCTTGGCCGTGACCTTCCGCAGTACGCGGGAGATCGACCGCTCCAGCTGCCGTACGCCGGCCTCGCGGGTGTACTCGCCGGCGAGCAGGCGCAGCGCCGACTCCTCGACGACGACCTCCTCGGCCGTCAGACCCGCCCGCTCGAGCTGCCGCGGGAGCAGGTGGTCGCGAGCGATCACGACCTTCTCCTCCTCGGTGTACCCGTCCAGCTGCACCAGCTCCATCCGGTCCAGCAGGGGAGCCGGGATCGAGTCGAGCACGTTCGCCGTGGCGAGGAACACCACGTCGGACAGGTCCAGCTCGACCTCCAGGTAGTGGTCCCGGAAGGTGTGGTTCTGCGCGGGGTCCAGGACCTCCAGCAGAGCCGCGGTCGGGTCGCCCCGGTAGTCCGCGCCCACCTTGTCGATCTCGTCCAGCAGCACCACCGGGTTCATCGAGCCGGCCTCGGTGATCGCCCGGACGATCCGGCCCGGCAGCGCACCGACGTACGTCCGGCGGTGACCACGGATCTCGGCCTCGTCCCGGACGCCGCCCAGCGCGACCCGGACGAACTTCCGGCCCATCGCACGGGCCACGGACTCACCCAGCGAGGTCTTGCCGACGCCAGGAGGGCCGACCAGAGCCAGTACGGCGCCACTGCGGCGTCCGCCGACCACTCCGAGACCACGGTCCGCGCGGCGCCGCCGTACGGCCAGGTATTCGGTGATGCGCTCCTTCACGTCGTCCAGGCCGGCGTGGTCCGCGTCCAGGATCGCCCTGGCCTCACGGAGGTCGTAGCCGTCCTCGGTGCGCTCGTTCCAGGGCAGCTCGAGCACGGTGTCGAGCCAGGTCCGGATCCAGCCGACCTCGGGGGATTGCTCCGCGGTCCGCTCCAGCTTGTCGACCTCGGCGAGCGCGGCCTTGCGGACGTGCTCCGGCAGGTCGGCCGCCTCGACGCGAGCGCGGTAGTCGTCCTCCTCGGACTCGGCCTTGCCGTCCAGCTCGGCCAGTTCCTTGCGGACGGCCGCGAGCTGCTGGCGGAGCAAGAACTCACGCTGCTGCTTCTCCATCCCCTCCTGGACGTCCTTCTGGATGGACTCCGACACCTCGAGCTCGGCCAGGTGGTCCTTCACCCAACCGATCAGCTTGGTCAGCCGCTCGGTGACGTTCGCGTTCTCCAGCAGCTCCAGCTTCTGGGCGTCGGTCAGGTACGACGCGTAACCGGCCAGGTCGGCCAGCTCGGCCGGAGCGTTCACCTGCTTCACCGAGTCGATCACCTGGTACGCGCCGCGCCGTTCCAGCACGCTCGTGACCAGGGTCTTGTACTCGCGGGAGAGCTCCGCCGACTGCGCGTCGGTGATCTCGTTCAGCACGGTGGCGCCGACCCACAGAGCCGCACCCGGACCGGTCGTCCCGGCGCCGATCAGGACTCGGGCGGTACCCCGGATCACCGCTGCCTGGGCTCCGCCCGGCAGCCGGCCGATCTGCTCGATCTCGCCGAGCGTCCCGGCCTTCGCATATTTGCCGTCCAGGCGCGGCACCAGCAGCACCTTGTCCTGGCCGGAGGCCTGTGCCGCGTCGATCGCCGCGCGGGCCTCGGCGTCGGCCAGCCGAACCGGCACGACCATTCCCGGCAGGACCACGACGTCGTCCAACGGCAGAACAGGAAGATTCAACGTCTCAGTCACGCTGTCACACCCTCACTTGAAGATTGAGTCTGACAGGCTCAACGGTGGACGTGACCTGGTCATTCCCGAGGGGTTCGGCGTTCGCCGAGGGTGAAATCAGGCAGTGAGGAGGTCACCGATGGTGCGCAGGCCGGTGAGGTCATGGACGTCGTCGGGGAGGGTGGGGACGTCGACGGTGGCGATCGAGCGGTGGCCGCGGCGGAACCGGTCGGCGCGTTTGGTCTCGCCGACCACCTGCTGCATCCGGTCCGCGTGCAGGAGCAGTACGGCGGCGGTCAGGTCCGACTTCTCGGCCTCGGTCAGCTTCTCCGCGGCCGCGAGGGACCGCTCGGCCGACAGGTCGGGGGCGTGCGTGGTCGTCACCCGGTTCAGTACGACGCCGGCGAGCGGCATCCGCTCCTCGCGCAGCCGGTCGGCGAAGTACGACGCCTCCCGCAGCGCGTCGTTCTGCGGCGCGGCCACGACCAGGAACGCCGTGTGCGGCTCCCGGAGCAGCGCGACGGTCTTCTCCGCCCGCTCCCGGAACCCACCGAACAACGTGTCGAAGGCCGCCGCGAACGTCTGGACGTCGGTCAGCACCTGCGCGCCGAGCACCTTGTTCATCACCGACATCGCCAGGTTCACCCCGGCCGACATCAGCCGCAGCGGACCGCGCGCCGGCGCGAGCAGCAGCCGCAGGAACCGGCCCTCCAGCAGCGAGGCCAGCCGCTCAGGCGCGTCCAGGAAGTCCAGCGCCGAGCGCGACGGCGGGGTGTCGACCACGATCAGGTCCCACTCGCCGGTCCGCTCGGCCTGCTTGTGCAGCTGGCCGAGCTTCTCCATCGCCATGTACTCCTGCGTCCCCGCGAACGACGACGACAGCGCGACGTAGAACGGGTTGGCCAGGATCTGCTCGGCCTTCTCCGGCGTCGCGTGCGCCAGCACCACCTCGTCGAAGGTGCGCTTCATGTCCAGCATCATCGCGTCCAGGCTGCCGCCGTTCGCGCCGTCGACGTCCTTGACCGCACGCGGGGTGTTGTCCAGCTCGGTCAGCCCCAGCGACTGCGCGAGCCGTCGCGCCGGATCGATCGTCAGTACGACGACCTTCCGCCCGCGC
The Kribbella italica DNA segment above includes these coding regions:
- the lipB gene encoding lipoyl(octanoyl) transferase LipB; the protein is MSVLQRVDLGEVEYEVAAKDMKTWVEERTGGTAGDRLFLLSHPPVITYGSRTSLDDLPAETAGIPAVAVDRGGFATYHGPGQLVGYLVIDLKQRGPVDIVRWVETGLIAALGELGFPLVRRETPRGESSLVGVWTEDHRKLCSIGMRIRRGVTSHGFSINVDPAMDVFHTFTTCGLHDVTMVSLAELAAEQDRPAPTDGEVRDAVAAALGAA
- a CDS encoding metallophosphoesterase, with translation MSFRGLATTTLKTAGVIGAIGAACVGYAAAVEVRWFTLRRFTVPVLPPGADPLTVLHLSDLHLMPTQEKKIRWVNELAQLEPDLVVTTGDNISSPDSVLPLLRAYGALLDLPGVFVFGSNDYWKPHFKNPANYLLPANKQRHKPHGPDLPFEEMRSAFTEAGWADLNNLKTTLKVNGLRLDFAGTDDPHIKRDRYAEVAGEVDPGADLSIGVTHAPYQRVLNAFVGDGYPLILAGHTHGGQLAVPLYGALVTNCDLDASRVKGLSTWGSEGRQAALHVSAGLGTSPYAPVRFACRPEATLLTLVPRIHAGE
- a CDS encoding GatB/YqeY domain-containing protein, which translates into the protein MSNSELKQRLHDDMTAALKARDDIRKSTLRMALTAVTKAEVAGKEARELSDAEVLDVLTAEAKKRRESVTAYREAGRAELADKEQAEADILAEYLPEQLTAEEIAALVTEAVAATGAAELGPRGIGKVMGALQPKVKGKADGGAVSAEVKRQLGA
- a CDS encoding penicillin-binding protein, coding for MRVREKGDRGVVQSVVLFLGVSVLSGALAAGLAIPFAGLAGFTTEKTHETLQDLPQELKTAPLAVKSKIVANDGSLIANLFEQNRIPVKLAQVSPIMRKAIVAIEDDRYYEHGALDAKGTLRAMLRNQSEGSVQQGGSSITQQYVKLSLVAKAKTPEEYQQATASTYQRKIAELRYAVAVEKEFSKDEILEKYLNLANFGDGAYGIEAAARHYFSTTAAKLTLPQAALLAGLVKNPTGYDPTNSASAAKARRDVVLRRMQELNVITAKQATDAVRTPVYDPKKVQKVPNGCASSKYPFYCEYVVSKLLDNPAFGKNKKEAEHYIKTAGITVKTSLDPKVQAAAEASIKAHSRPNDQAIAAVTLVEPGTGLVKAMAQSRPYGSGKNETAYNYNVEKSYAGGYGGFQNGSTMKAFTIAAAIQKGFPLNHRINSPRSINLTRVKFSTCSGVTQTFDDYNPSNSTAAQGDLTMIDAAKASTNTYFLQLSKQTGLCPIATIAKNLGLYNAQTTTPLEQVVSMTLGVGYVTPVQLSSAYAAFAARGKYCKPLVVTAVLNNAGKPIKTPGIECNQALEPSVADGVNRVLHEVMEPGGTGSKLKFGSSDLAGKTGTIQDNKAVWYAGYSNRLAAASVVADATLPYKDLIGQTLDGREMSDASGSGTAGPVWKTAMQKALAGTAETKFVAPSDKTVRGDVKDLPFVNGMSVPDATNKLQQAGFKVVVAPGQVDSNETTGTVAYTSPRQRDGAPEGSEVTLYISNGSKGQQPPNPPNSPQPPNPPNTGKPGGIPQCPPWHPQFPNCPQR
- the lon gene encoding endopeptidase La → MTETLNLPVLPLDDVVVLPGMVVPVRLADAEARAAIDAAQASGQDKVLLVPRLDGKYAKAGTLGEIEQIGRLPGGAQAAVIRGTARVLIGAGTTGPGAALWVGATVLNEITDAQSAELSREYKTLVTSVLERRGAYQVIDSVKQVNAPAELADLAGYASYLTDAQKLELLENANVTERLTKLIGWVKDHLAELEVSESIQKDVQEGMEKQQREFLLRQQLAAVRKELAELDGKAESEEDDYRARVEAADLPEHVRKAALAEVDKLERTAEQSPEVGWIRTWLDTVLELPWNERTEDGYDLREARAILDADHAGLDDVKERITEYLAVRRRRADRGLGVVGGRRSGAVLALVGPPGVGKTSLGESVARAMGRKFVRVALGGVRDEAEIRGHRRTYVGALPGRIVRAITEAGSMNPVVLLDEIDKVGADYRGDPTAALLEVLDPAQNHTFRDHYLEVELDLSDVVFLATANVLDSIPAPLLDRMELVQLDGYTEEEKVVIARDHLLPRQLERAGLTAEEVVVEESALRLLAGEYTREAGVRQLERSISRVLRKVTAKLALGEDLGGSVTVAADNLKTYLGSPKFTPESAERTALPGVATGLAVTGAGGDVLFIEASLADKETGPTGVTLTGQLGDVMKESAQIALSYLRSHGAELGLPVGDLAERNTHIHVPAGAVPKDGPSAGVTMTTALASLLSGRPVRSEVAMTGEVSLTGRVLPIGGVKQKLLAAHRAGLTTILIPKRNGPDLEDVPASVLAELTVHPVSDVREVLDLALVPAQVETRQYAA
- a CDS encoding ArsA family ATPase, coding for MTALDLDALIDDPKTRIVVTCGAGGVGKTTTAAALGLRAAERGRKVVVLTIDPARRLAQSLGLTELDNTPRAVKDVDGANGGSLDAMMLDMKRTFDEVVLAHATPEKAEQILANPFYVALSSSFAGTQEYMAMEKLGQLHKQAERTGEWDLIVVDTPPSRSALDFLDAPERLASLLEGRFLRLLLAPARGPLRLMSAGVNLAMSVMNKVLGAQVLTDVQTFAAAFDTLFGGFRERAEKTVALLREPHTAFLVVAAPQNDALREASYFADRLREERMPLAGVVLNRVTTTHAPDLSAERSLAAAEKLTEAEKSDLTAAVLLLHADRMQQVVGETKRADRFRRGHRSIATVDVPTLPDDVHDLTGLRTIGDLLTA